One region of Longimicrobium sp. genomic DNA includes:
- the hslV gene encoding ATP-dependent protease subunit HslV — protein sequence MPTFHATTILAVRRDGKVALGGDGQVTMGDTVAKSSATKVRKLRDGKILAGFAGSVADAFTLFEKFEEKLERYPGNLSRAAVELAKDWRSDRYLRRLEALLAVADREHLYMLSGNGDVIEPDDDVVAIGSGGSYALAAARALKDHSDLPAAEIVRRALEIAGDICIYTNRNITVLELD from the coding sequence ATGCCAACGTTCCACGCCACCACCATCCTCGCCGTGCGGCGCGACGGCAAGGTCGCGCTGGGGGGAGACGGGCAGGTGACCATGGGCGACACGGTCGCCAAGTCGTCCGCCACCAAGGTGAGGAAGCTGCGCGACGGCAAGATCCTGGCGGGGTTCGCGGGCTCCGTGGCCGACGCGTTCACCCTCTTCGAGAAGTTCGAGGAGAAGCTGGAGCGCTATCCCGGCAACCTCAGCCGCGCGGCGGTGGAGCTGGCCAAGGACTGGCGCTCCGACCGCTACCTCCGCCGCCTGGAGGCGCTGCTGGCCGTCGCCGATCGCGAGCACCTGTACATGCTCAGCGGCAACGGCGACGTGATCGAGCCCGACGACGACGTGGTCGCGATCGGCTCGGGCGGGTCGTACGCGCTGGCGGCGGCCCGCGCGCTCAAGGACCACTCCGACCTCCCCGCGGCCGAGATCGTGCGGCGCGCGCTGGAGATCGCGGGAGACATCTGCATCTACACGAACCGCAACATTACGGTTCTGGAGCTGGACTGA
- a CDS encoding AMIN domain-containing protein: protein MIRHLAAALIPALLASAAPRAAAADPAGSSPSAPRGADGSISALRLEGRGGRTELTVEITGGEVTYEHFRLSGPPRVVVDIRGARSDLPASRYDGIHRGGVSAVRTSQHAADVVRVVIDLVRDAQYTVEQVPEGVRIALAAGAPEFQAWRSGGSAAAPRMAAESAIPRQQETRQEPRQQQRPQQRARPISVTFENTDMREVLASFAELTGRSIVPGAEVGGIAVDYVAFDNQPWDEALRALLQAYGLAAEEQGTGIIRVDKIENLANRERNEPLVTRTFRINYVPVEEMRSTLEPLTSERGTVSVNPTTNTLIATDISSIINDFVRLVEQLDVRTPQVAIRAKIVFVNRTDAEELGVTYDLKDSRGNSLNQLTSVPDPQNPGQLTNANLVSLGGSSIAALGNANQRVTSPALQVLTSLVLGRYTLVSFLEALQSAELSDVQAAPTVTVSSNHEASIWVGERTPIRVVDVGGAGAGGGGGGGAATARATAQLVETGIRLIVTPQVTSDRRVLLTLHAERSSAAAAATEIGVQFLQQQGQTRVMVRDGETAVIAGLTVTEVTRNRVGIPFLMDIPFLGVLFRRSSDREVKRDLLIMVTPHIADESAS, encoded by the coding sequence ATGATACGTCACCTAGCCGCCGCGCTCATCCCGGCGCTGCTCGCCTCCGCGGCGCCGCGTGCGGCCGCGGCGGACCCGGCGGGAAGCAGCCCCTCCGCGCCGCGCGGCGCGGACGGCAGCATCTCGGCGCTGCGCCTGGAAGGGCGCGGCGGGCGCACCGAGCTCACCGTGGAGATCACGGGGGGCGAGGTGACCTACGAGCACTTCCGCCTTTCCGGGCCTCCCCGCGTGGTGGTGGACATCCGCGGCGCGCGCAGCGACCTGCCGGCCAGCCGCTACGATGGGATCCATCGCGGCGGCGTGTCGGCCGTGCGCACCAGCCAGCACGCCGCCGACGTGGTGCGCGTGGTGATCGATCTGGTGCGCGACGCCCAGTACACGGTGGAGCAGGTGCCCGAGGGGGTGCGCATCGCGCTCGCCGCCGGCGCGCCGGAGTTCCAGGCGTGGCGCAGCGGCGGCTCCGCTGCGGCGCCGCGCATGGCCGCGGAATCGGCGATCCCGCGGCAGCAGGAGACCCGCCAGGAGCCGCGCCAGCAGCAGCGTCCACAGCAGCGCGCGCGTCCCATCTCCGTGACGTTCGAGAACACGGACATGCGCGAGGTGCTGGCCTCCTTTGCCGAGCTCACCGGCCGCTCCATCGTGCCGGGCGCCGAGGTGGGCGGGATCGCGGTGGACTACGTCGCCTTCGACAACCAGCCGTGGGACGAGGCGCTCCGCGCCCTCCTGCAGGCGTACGGGCTGGCGGCCGAAGAGCAGGGGACGGGGATCATCCGCGTCGACAAGATCGAGAACCTCGCCAACCGCGAGCGGAACGAGCCGCTGGTGACGCGCACCTTTCGCATCAACTACGTGCCGGTGGAGGAGATGCGGTCCACGCTGGAGCCGCTGACCAGCGAGCGCGGCACGGTGTCCGTCAACCCCACCACCAACACGCTGATCGCCACCGACATCTCGTCGATCATCAACGACTTCGTGCGCCTGGTGGAGCAGCTGGACGTGCGCACGCCGCAGGTGGCGATCCGGGCCAAGATCGTCTTCGTCAACCGCACGGACGCGGAGGAGCTGGGCGTCACGTACGACCTCAAGGACTCGCGCGGCAACTCGCTGAACCAGCTCACCTCGGTGCCGGACCCGCAGAACCCGGGGCAGCTCACCAACGCCAACCTGGTGTCGCTGGGCGGCAGCTCTATCGCGGCGCTGGGGAACGCCAACCAGCGCGTGACCTCGCCGGCGCTGCAGGTGCTCACCTCGCTGGTGCTGGGGCGCTACACCCTGGTCTCCTTCCTGGAGGCGCTGCAGTCGGCCGAGCTTTCGGACGTGCAGGCGGCCCCCACGGTGACGGTGTCCAGCAACCACGAAGCCTCCATCTGGGTGGGTGAGCGCACCCCCATCCGCGTGGTGGACGTGGGCGGCGCGGGTGCCGGCGGAGGAGGCGGCGGCGGTGCCGCCACGGCTCGCGCCACGGCGCAGCTGGTGGAGACCGGCATCCGGCTGATCGTGACGCCGCAGGTGACCTCGGACCGGCGCGTGCTGCTGACGCTGCACGCGGAGCGCTCCAGCGCGGCGGCCGCGGCCACCGAGATCGGCGTGCAGTTCCTCCAGCAGCAGGGCCAGACGCGCGTGATGGTGCGCGACGGCGAGACGGCGGTCATCGCCGGCCTCACCGTGACCGAGGTGACGCGCAACCGCGTCGGCATCCCCTTCCTCATGGACATCCCCTTCCTGGGCGTCCTCTTCCGCCGGAGCAGCGACCGCGAGGTCAAGCGCGACCTGCTGATCATGGTCACGCCCCACATCGCGGACGAGAGCGCTTCGTGA
- the trmFO gene encoding methylenetetrahydrofolate--tRNA-(uracil(54)-C(5))-methyltransferase (FADH(2)-oxidizing) TrmFO produces the protein MADVTVVGGGLSGSEAAYQLAERGHDVTLCEMRPVRGTPAHQTHDLAEIVCSNTFKSEDPANAHGLLKLEMEALSAGGCLLLSTARASRIPGGTALTVDRREFSARMTAAIEAHPRIRVERGEVAELPAGPAIIATGPLTSDALSASIRRALGDDGLAFFDAIAPVVSNESLDMETLFAASRWGKGEGDDYLNAPMTKEQYDVFVEALRSGEGYEGHDWENVPYFEGCLPIEVMATRGPETLRFGPMKPVGLPVPQWDGRRAWAVVQLRREDRAGQMWNLVGFQTRLKIGEQKRIFRTIPGLENAEFLRWGSIHRNTYLNFPARLTAHGSLPDRPELLFAGQITGVEGYTESTAVGILAAANLDRIVRGLEPVLPPATTMLGGLMRYLRESEPRHFQPMNSNFGLVDPLEEPVRKKEEKREKLVARARADFAAWIRQHELVPEPAAA, from the coding sequence ATGGCCGATGTAACCGTGGTGGGCGGGGGGCTCTCGGGCTCGGAGGCGGCGTACCAGCTCGCGGAGCGCGGGCACGATGTGACGCTGTGCGAGATGCGTCCCGTGCGCGGCACCCCCGCGCACCAGACGCACGACCTGGCCGAGATCGTCTGCTCCAACACCTTCAAGAGCGAGGACCCGGCCAACGCGCACGGGCTGCTGAAGCTGGAGATGGAGGCGCTAAGCGCAGGTGGCTGCCTGCTCCTGTCCACCGCCCGCGCCTCCCGCATCCCCGGCGGCACGGCGCTCACCGTGGACCGGCGCGAGTTCTCGGCGCGCATGACGGCGGCCATCGAGGCACACCCGCGCATCCGCGTGGAGCGCGGCGAGGTGGCGGAGCTTCCGGCGGGACCGGCCATCATCGCCACCGGCCCGCTCACCTCGGATGCGCTCTCCGCCTCCATCCGCCGCGCGCTGGGCGACGACGGGCTCGCCTTCTTCGACGCCATCGCGCCCGTGGTGTCGAACGAGTCGCTGGATATGGAGACGCTCTTCGCCGCGTCGCGCTGGGGGAAGGGCGAGGGCGACGACTACCTCAACGCGCCCATGACGAAGGAGCAGTACGACGTCTTCGTGGAGGCGCTGCGGTCCGGCGAGGGGTACGAGGGGCACGACTGGGAGAACGTCCCCTACTTCGAGGGGTGCCTCCCCATCGAAGTGATGGCGACGCGCGGCCCCGAGACGCTCCGTTTCGGGCCGATGAAGCCCGTGGGGCTCCCCGTGCCGCAGTGGGACGGCAGGCGCGCGTGGGCCGTCGTGCAGCTCCGCCGCGAGGACCGCGCGGGGCAGATGTGGAACCTGGTCGGCTTCCAGACGCGCCTCAAGATCGGCGAGCAGAAGCGGATCTTCCGCACCATTCCGGGGCTGGAGAACGCGGAGTTCCTGCGCTGGGGCTCCATCCACCGCAACACGTACCTCAACTTCCCCGCGCGCCTCACCGCGCACGGCTCGCTCCCGGATCGCCCGGAGCTGCTTTTCGCGGGGCAGATCACGGGGGTTGAGGGGTACACGGAGTCGACGGCGGTGGGGATCCTCGCGGCGGCCAACCTCGACCGCATCGTCCGCGGCCTGGAGCCGGTGCTGCCACCTGCCACCACGATGCTGGGCGGGCTGATGAGGTACCTGCGCGAGTCGGAGCCGCGCCACTTCCAGCCGATGAACTCCAATTTCGGCCTGGTGGACCCGCTGGAGGAGCCGGTGCGCAAGAAGGAGGAGAAGCGCGAGAAGCTGGTGGCCCGCGCCCGCGCCGACTTCGCGGCCTGGATCCGCCAGCACGAGCTGGTGCCGGAGCCCGCCGCGGCGTGA
- the topA gene encoding type I DNA topoisomerase, with protein sequence MAKERRRLVVVESPTKAKTIRGYLPAGYQVAASMGHVRDLPESASDIPADVKGKDWARLGVDVEHDFEPLYVVPAGKRKVVSELRAMLKDADELVVATDEDREGESIGWHLVEVLKPRVPVSRIVFHEITPEAIRAALASPRQIDAEVVRAQETRRILDRLVGYTLSPLLWKKISSGLSAGRVQSVAVRLLVQRERERRAFRSGAYWDLKATLLAEAVPFGATLQSVGGKRVASGRDFDETTGRLKEAREVVLLDEAAARAMVERLRPATWKVAETEEKPSVRRPYPPFTTSTLQQEANRKLRLSARDTMRVAQRLYEEGYITYMRTDSVHLSEQAIGAARARVKQLYGQPFLSPQPRQFTTKSKGAQEAHEAIRPAGTEMRTAEELRLSGQEARLYELIWMRTVASQMADARITQLTALIEADDTVFRASGRRVDFAGFFRAYVEGQDDPDAALEDRDEPLPPFRRGDVLGLRALEALGHETQPPARYTEATLVKTLEAEGIGRPSTYASIIGTIIDRGYVERMANALVPTFTAFAVTGLLEGHFPHLVDTRFTARMEEQLDEIAEGDAEWLPYLREFFNGPEGLDALVRTGQESIDPRDASTVRLSDLQARVRIGKFGPFVEMEEDGATVTASLPEGVAPADLTPEQVTELVRAKSSGPDVLGTDPRTGKPVLMLQGRFGPYVQLGEAEEGSSEKPRRASLPKGLAPSQVTLEAALKLLSLPRNLGNHPEKGKEITAGIGRFGPFVVCDGDFRSLLPTDDVYTVELSRAMELLSAPKGGRTRTAIEPIRTVGPHPADGEPVQLFAGRYGPYVKHGAINASLPKGVEAEAVTIDQAVALLAERALSAPAKKGVRGRKSAAPAKKAPAKKAASKTAAAVKKTTAKKTTAKKATPKKAVKRRP encoded by the coding sequence ATGGCGAAGGAGCGCAGGCGGCTGGTGGTGGTGGAGTCGCCCACCAAGGCGAAGACGATCCGCGGGTACCTGCCCGCCGGGTACCAGGTCGCCGCGTCCATGGGGCACGTCCGCGACCTTCCTGAGTCGGCCAGCGACATCCCCGCCGACGTGAAGGGGAAGGATTGGGCGCGCCTGGGGGTGGACGTGGAGCACGACTTCGAGCCGCTCTACGTGGTGCCGGCCGGGAAGCGCAAGGTGGTGAGCGAGCTGCGCGCCATGCTCAAGGACGCCGACGAGCTGGTGGTGGCGACCGACGAAGACCGCGAGGGGGAGAGCATCGGCTGGCACCTGGTGGAGGTGCTCAAGCCGCGCGTGCCCGTGTCGCGCATCGTCTTCCACGAGATCACCCCCGAGGCCATCCGCGCCGCCCTCGCGTCGCCCCGCCAGATCGACGCCGAGGTGGTGCGCGCCCAGGAGACGCGGCGCATCCTCGACCGGCTGGTGGGCTACACCCTCTCGCCGTTGCTCTGGAAGAAGATCTCCAGCGGGCTCTCGGCCGGGCGCGTGCAGTCCGTGGCGGTGCGCCTGCTGGTGCAGCGCGAGCGCGAGCGGCGCGCCTTCCGCTCCGGCGCGTACTGGGACCTCAAGGCCACGCTCCTCGCGGAGGCGGTCCCCTTCGGCGCCACGCTGCAGAGCGTGGGCGGCAAGCGGGTGGCCAGCGGGCGCGACTTCGACGAGACCACCGGGCGCCTCAAGGAAGCGCGCGAGGTGGTGCTGCTCGATGAAGCCGCCGCGCGCGCCATGGTGGAGCGGCTGCGCCCGGCCACGTGGAAGGTGGCCGAGACCGAGGAGAAGCCCTCCGTCCGGCGCCCGTATCCGCCCTTCACCACGTCGACGCTCCAGCAGGAAGCCAACCGCAAGCTGCGCCTCTCCGCGCGCGACACCATGCGCGTGGCGCAGCGGCTGTACGAGGAAGGCTACATCACCTACATGCGTACCGACTCGGTGCACCTCTCCGAGCAGGCGATCGGGGCGGCGCGCGCGCGGGTGAAGCAGCTCTATGGGCAGCCGTTCCTCTCGCCGCAGCCGCGGCAGTTCACCACCAAGAGCAAGGGCGCGCAGGAGGCCCACGAGGCGATCCGCCCCGCGGGCACCGAGATGCGGACCGCCGAGGAGCTGCGGCTCAGCGGCCAGGAAGCCCGCCTCTACGAGCTGATCTGGATGCGCACCGTCGCCAGCCAGATGGCCGATGCGCGCATCACGCAGCTCACCGCGCTGATCGAGGCGGACGACACCGTCTTCCGCGCCTCGGGGCGGCGGGTGGACTTCGCCGGCTTCTTCCGCGCGTACGTGGAGGGGCAGGACGATCCGGACGCGGCGCTGGAGGACCGCGACGAGCCGCTTCCCCCCTTCCGGCGCGGTGACGTGCTGGGGCTGCGCGCGCTGGAGGCGCTGGGACACGAGACGCAGCCCCCCGCGCGCTACACCGAGGCGACGCTGGTGAAGACGCTGGAGGCGGAGGGGATCGGGCGGCCGAGCACCTACGCCAGCATCATCGGCACCATCATCGACCGGGGCTACGTGGAGCGGATGGCGAACGCGCTCGTTCCCACCTTTACGGCGTTCGCGGTGACGGGGCTGCTGGAAGGCCACTTCCCTCACCTGGTGGATACGCGCTTCACCGCGCGCATGGAGGAGCAGCTCGATGAGATCGCGGAGGGCGACGCCGAGTGGCTCCCGTACCTGCGCGAGTTCTTCAACGGCCCCGAGGGGCTGGACGCGCTGGTGCGCACCGGCCAGGAGAGCATCGACCCGCGGGACGCCTCCACCGTGCGCCTTTCCGACCTGCAGGCGCGGGTGAGGATCGGCAAGTTCGGTCCCTTTGTGGAGATGGAGGAGGACGGCGCCACCGTCACCGCGTCGCTCCCCGAGGGCGTGGCGCCGGCCGATCTGACGCCGGAGCAGGTGACGGAGCTGGTGCGCGCCAAGTCGTCGGGCCCGGACGTGCTGGGCACCGACCCGCGCACCGGCAAGCCCGTGCTGATGCTGCAGGGGCGCTTCGGGCCCTACGTGCAGCTCGGCGAGGCGGAGGAGGGGAGCAGCGAGAAGCCGCGCCGCGCCTCGCTGCCCAAGGGGCTGGCGCCGTCACAGGTGACGCTGGAGGCGGCGCTCAAGCTCCTTTCGCTCCCGCGCAACCTGGGGAACCATCCCGAGAAGGGGAAGGAGATCACGGCCGGCATCGGGCGCTTCGGGCCGTTCGTGGTGTGCGACGGCGACTTCCGCTCGCTGCTCCCGACCGATGACGTGTACACGGTCGAGCTTTCGCGCGCGATGGAGCTCCTTTCCGCGCCCAAGGGCGGACGCACGCGCACGGCCATCGAGCCGATCCGCACCGTCGGCCCGCACCCGGCCGACGGCGAGCCGGTGCAGCTCTTCGCGGGGCGGTACGGGCCCTACGTGAAGCACGGCGCCATCAATGCCTCGCTCCCCAAGGGCGTGGAGGCGGAGGCCGTGACCATCGACCAGGCCGTCGCGCTCCTCGCCGAGCGCGCGCTGTCGGCGCCCGCGAAAAAGGGCGTGCGTGGGCGCAAGTCGGCGGCGCCGGCGAAGAAGGCGCCCGCCAAGAAGGCCGCCTCCAAGACCGCCGCGGCGGTGAAGAAGACAACCGCCAAGAAGACGACGGCCAAGAAGGCGACGCCGAAGAAGGCGGTGAAGCGGCGTCCGTAG
- a CDS encoding tyrosine recombinase XerC: MTPAGDPARREDVDAFLGYVAHERQLSPNTLEAYTIDLAEFEAFLDRYYGAPEWTWSGVDRLSIRSWMGEMAGRRGLARTTIARKLSAVRSFYRFLHVEERVAANPARTVRTPKRERHLPGFLTREQMDEVFRDAEARAEGGGFHALRNLAVVELFYATGMRLSELQAMDLASLDLVSDRVRVMGKGRKERIVPVGRAATRALRAYYEARERVMETAERPDRRAVFVAQTGRRITVRQIQNVVGAFLKGIADDAGLSTHSLRHTFATHLLDAGADLLAVKELLGHASLSTTQIYTHTSRERLKRIYRQAHPRA, encoded by the coding sequence GTGACCCCCGCCGGCGACCCGGCGCGCCGGGAGGACGTGGACGCCTTTCTGGGCTACGTGGCGCACGAGCGCCAGCTCTCGCCAAACACGCTGGAGGCGTACACGATCGACCTGGCGGAGTTCGAGGCGTTTCTGGATCGCTACTATGGCGCCCCCGAGTGGACGTGGAGCGGCGTCGACCGCCTCTCCATCCGCTCGTGGATGGGCGAGATGGCCGGCCGCCGCGGGCTCGCGCGCACCACCATCGCGCGCAAGCTGTCGGCGGTGCGGTCGTTCTACCGCTTCCTGCACGTGGAGGAGCGGGTCGCCGCGAATCCGGCGCGCACCGTGCGCACGCCCAAGCGGGAGCGCCACCTCCCCGGCTTCCTGACGCGCGAGCAGATGGACGAGGTGTTCCGCGATGCGGAGGCGCGGGCGGAGGGTGGCGGCTTCCACGCGCTGCGCAACCTGGCGGTGGTGGAGCTCTTCTACGCGACTGGAATGCGCCTCTCCGAGCTCCAGGCGATGGACCTGGCCAGCCTGGACCTGGTGAGCGACCGCGTGCGCGTGATGGGGAAGGGTCGTAAGGAGCGCATCGTACCGGTCGGACGCGCGGCGACGCGCGCACTTCGGGCCTACTACGAGGCGCGCGAGCGGGTGATGGAGACGGCGGAGCGTCCCGACCGCCGCGCCGTCTTCGTGGCGCAGACGGGGCGCCGCATCACCGTCCGCCAGATCCAGAACGTCGTCGGCGCCTTTCTCAAGGGGATCGCTGACGACGCGGGCCTGTCCACCCACTCCCTGCGCCACACCTTTGCGACCCATCTGCTGGACGCGGGCGCGGACCTGCTGGCGGTGAAGGAGCTGCTGGGACACGCCAGCCTGAGCACCACGCAGATCTACACGCACACCTCGCGCGAGCGGCTGAAGCGGATCTACCGGCAGGCGCACCCGCGGGCGTGA
- the hslU gene encoding ATP-dependent protease ATPase subunit HslU, with protein MATQETEAPREDAAEPQPWLDELTPRGIVAELDKYIVGQGEAKKAVAIALRNRWRRQRVDEELREEIVPNNIIMIGPTGVGKTEIARRLARLAGAPFIKVEASKFTEVGYVGRDVESMVRDLVDVAINMVRTDREDDVQELAEGRVEDRLLDLLIPPLPEGGAPPPEPTETEKARVFVAGPGGVAAEEDRVKERRERTRDKFRQLLKDGKLEDRQVEVEVTQSLPLENMLIPMGGMDGGMDNNLMDMLQDVLPKKTKRRSVTVAEARRILLQDELDKLVNMDEVINEALDRVEEMGIIFLDEIDKIATDRGGAPGPDVSREGVQRDLLPVVEGSTVQTKYGMVRTDHILFIAAGAFHVSKPSDLIPELQGRFPIRVELKALTEEDFIRILQEPKNALLTQYRALVAADGATLEFSDEGVREIARIAAQVNDRMENIGARRLHTVLTTLLEDILFELPEREQKTIHIDGDTVRGRLKAIVEDEDLRKYIL; from the coding sequence GTGGCGACGCAAGAGACCGAAGCACCGCGCGAAGACGCGGCCGAGCCCCAGCCCTGGCTGGACGAGCTGACCCCGCGCGGCATCGTGGCCGAGCTGGACAAGTACATCGTGGGGCAGGGCGAGGCCAAGAAGGCCGTCGCCATCGCCCTGCGCAACCGCTGGCGCCGCCAGCGCGTGGACGAGGAGCTCCGCGAGGAGATCGTCCCCAACAACATCATCATGATCGGCCCCACCGGGGTGGGGAAGACGGAGATCGCGCGGCGGCTGGCGCGGCTCGCCGGCGCGCCGTTCATCAAGGTGGAGGCGAGCAAGTTCACCGAGGTCGGCTACGTAGGGCGCGACGTGGAGTCGATGGTCCGTGACCTCGTGGACGTGGCCATCAACATGGTACGCACCGACCGCGAGGACGACGTGCAGGAGCTGGCCGAGGGGCGCGTCGAGGATCGCCTCCTCGACCTCCTGATCCCGCCCCTTCCGGAGGGCGGCGCGCCCCCGCCCGAGCCGACGGAGACCGAAAAGGCGCGCGTGTTCGTGGCCGGCCCCGGCGGCGTGGCGGCCGAGGAGGACCGCGTCAAGGAGCGCCGCGAGCGCACGCGCGACAAGTTCCGCCAGCTCCTCAAGGATGGAAAGCTGGAGGACCGCCAGGTGGAGGTGGAGGTGACGCAGAGCCTTCCCCTGGAGAACATGCTGATCCCCATGGGCGGCATGGACGGCGGGATGGACAACAACCTGATGGACATGCTGCAGGACGTCCTCCCCAAGAAGACGAAGCGCCGCAGCGTGACCGTGGCCGAGGCGCGCCGCATCCTCCTCCAGGACGAGCTGGACAAGCTGGTCAACATGGACGAGGTGATCAACGAGGCGCTGGACCGCGTTGAGGAGATGGGGATCATCTTCCTGGACGAGATCGACAAGATCGCGACCGACCGCGGCGGCGCGCCGGGCCCCGACGTCTCGCGCGAGGGCGTGCAACGCGACCTTCTCCCGGTCGTCGAGGGCTCTACCGTGCAGACCAAGTACGGGATGGTGAGGACGGACCACATCCTCTTCATCGCGGCGGGTGCCTTTCACGTGTCGAAGCCGTCCGATCTGATCCCCGAGCTCCAGGGGCGCTTCCCCATCCGCGTGGAGCTGAAGGCGCTGACGGAGGAGGACTTCATCCGCATCCTACAGGAGCCCAAGAACGCGCTCCTCACGCAGTACCGCGCCCTCGTGGCGGCGGACGGCGCGACGCTGGAGTTCAGCGACGAGGGCGTGCGCGAGATCGCCCGCATCGCCGCGCAGGTGAACGACCGCATGGAGAACATCGGCGCGCGCCGCCTCCACACCGTGCTCACGACGCTCCTGGAGGACATCCTCTTCGAGCTCCCCGAGCGCGAACAGAAGACGATCCACATCGACGGCGACACCGTCCGCGGCCGTCTCAAGGCGATCGTGGAGGACGAGGATTTGCGCAAGTACATCCTATAA
- a CDS encoding shikimate kinase, which translates to MADSPVERVVLVGFMCAGKSAVGELLARRLGWAFVDLDRLIEEREGRPVREIFADKGEPAFRRIEAELSDSVAAWARMVLAPGGGWMGNAFRGELPGDGTVRVWLRVSAEEVVRRGAAAPGARPLLAGPDPLSAARRLLAEREPSYSRAELSVDTEGRTPAQVAAEVERAVLGVGAGG; encoded by the coding sequence ATGGCTGATTCCCCGGTCGAGCGGGTGGTGCTGGTCGGCTTCATGTGCGCCGGCAAGAGCGCGGTGGGGGAGCTGCTGGCGCGGCGGCTGGGGTGGGCGTTCGTGGACCTGGATCGGCTGATCGAGGAGCGCGAGGGGCGCCCCGTCCGCGAGATCTTTGCGGACAAGGGCGAGCCGGCTTTCCGCCGCATCGAGGCGGAGTTGAGCGACTCGGTGGCGGCGTGGGCGCGGATGGTGCTTGCTCCAGGCGGCGGGTGGATGGGCAACGCCTTTCGCGGCGAGCTGCCGGGGGACGGCACGGTGCGCGTATGGCTGCGCGTTTCGGCGGAGGAGGTGGTGCGCCGTGGGGCCGCGGCGCCGGGTGCGCGCCCGCTCCTGGCCGGTCCCGACCCGCTCTCCGCCGCCCGCCGCCTTCTCGCCGAGCGCGAGCCCTCGTACTCGCGAGCCGAGCTGTCGGTGGACACCGAGGGTCGCACCCCGGCCCAGGTCGCGGCGGAGGTGGAGCGAGCGGTGCTTGGGGTGGGGGCGGGCGGCTGA
- the aroC gene encoding chorismate synthase, giving the protein MPDPRCFIYAMSAFRFTTAGESHGPALAAVVEGLPAGLPLRADDLDRELRRRQGGYGRGGRMRIESDRAEILSGVRHGETLGSPIALLVRNRDWANWTEAMSPEPVEGDDQAMRRVFFPRPGHADLVGALKYDRTDARDILERASARETAARVACGAVAKRFLAELGITLGSHVVALGGVVAAMPSELPDDLNASSDPSPVRCLDAEAEGRMIDAIDAAKREGDTLGGVVEVVARGLPAGLGSHVSWDARLDGRIAGALMSIQAIKGVEIGLGFEGAMRPGSRVHDPIVRDEAARRGGGYGRSSNGAGGLEGGITTGAPLVARAAMKPISTLMRPVLPTIDLRTGAPAEAVRERSDVVAVPAAGVVAEAMLALVLAGAVREKFGGDSLAEVRANFDGYVDRIAARAGHG; this is encoded by the coding sequence ATGCCAGACCCCCGGTGTTTTATTTACGCCATGTCCGCCTTCCGCTTCACGACCGCCGGAGAGTCGCACGGCCCCGCGCTGGCCGCCGTGGTCGAAGGGCTCCCGGCCGGCCTCCCCCTTCGCGCCGACGACCTGGACCGCGAGCTGCGCCGCCGCCAGGGCGGGTACGGCCGGGGCGGGCGGATGCGCATCGAGAGCGACCGCGCCGAGATCCTGAGCGGCGTGCGGCACGGCGAGACGCTGGGCTCCCCCATCGCGCTCCTGGTGCGCAACCGCGACTGGGCCAACTGGACGGAGGCGATGTCGCCGGAGCCGGTGGAGGGTGATGACCAGGCGATGCGCCGCGTCTTCTTCCCGCGCCCCGGCCACGCGGACCTGGTGGGCGCACTCAAGTACGACCGCACCGACGCGCGCGACATCCTGGAGCGCGCCAGCGCCCGCGAGACGGCGGCGCGCGTGGCGTGCGGCGCCGTGGCGAAGCGCTTCCTGGCCGAGCTGGGGATCACGCTGGGGAGCCACGTGGTGGCGCTGGGCGGGGTCGTGGCCGCCATGCCCTCCGAGCTCCCGGACGACCTCAACGCCTCCTCCGACCCGTCGCCGGTGCGCTGCCTGGACGCGGAGGCGGAGGGGCGGATGATCGACGCCATCGACGCCGCCAAGCGCGAGGGCGACACGCTGGGCGGGGTGGTGGAGGTGGTGGCGCGCGGACTTCCCGCGGGGCTGGGGTCGCACGTGTCGTGGGATGCGCGGCTGGACGGCCGCATCGCCGGGGCGCTGATGTCGATCCAGGCGATCAAGGGGGTGGAGATCGGGCTGGGCTTCGAGGGAGCGATGCGCCCCGGCTCCCGCGTGCACGACCCCATCGTGCGCGACGAGGCGGCGCGGCGCGGGGGCGGCTACGGGCGCTCCTCGAACGGCGCGGGCGGGCTGGAGGGGGGGATCACGACCGGCGCCCCGCTGGTGGCGCGCGCCGCCATGAAGCCGATCTCCACCCTGATGCGCCCCGTGCTCCCCACCATCGACCTGCGCACCGGTGCCCCCGCCGAGGCGGTGCGCGAGCGGTCGGACGTGGTGGCGGTGCCCGCGGCCGGCGTGGTTGCCGAGGCGATGCTGGCCCTGGTGCTTGCCGGCGCGGTGCGCGAGAAGTTCGGGGGCGACTCGCTCGCCGAGGTGCGCGCCAACTTCGACGGCTACGTGGACCGCATCGCCGCGCGCGCGGGCCATGGCTGA